A single region of the Acanthopagrus latus isolate v.2019 chromosome 11, fAcaLat1.1, whole genome shotgun sequence genome encodes:
- the her6 gene encoding hairy-related 6 isoform X1 — protein sequence MPADMMEKTSSSPVAATPASMNTTPDKPKTASEHRKSSKPIMEKRRRARINESLGQLKTLILDALKKDSSRHSKLEKADILEMTVKHLRNLQRAQMTAALNTDPTVLGKYRAGFSECMNEVTRFLSTCEGVNTEVRTRLLGHLASCMTQINAMNYPSQHQHQHPLPSTAGPTHPSFGQSMVQIPSSSPQVLPMNAVSCKGGSSPANLPSDATKVYGGFQIVPATDGQFAFLIPNAAFAPNGPVIPVYANNVGTPVPVPAAVSPGAPSGNSDSVWRPW from the exons atgcctgccGATATGATGGaaaaaacctcctcctccccggtCGCTGCGACCCCGGCAAGCATGAACACAACTCCCGATAAACCCAAGACAGCATCCGAGCACAGAAAG tCATCCAAGCCAATTatggaaaagaggagaagagccAGGATCAACGAGAGCTTGGGCCAGCTGAAAACTCTCATCCTGGATGCGCTCAAAAAAGAT AGCTCCAGACACTCTAAACTGGAGAAGGCGGACATCCTGGAGATGACGGTGAAGCATCTCCGGAACCTCCAGAGGGCTCAGATGACCG cagccctgAACACGGACCCCACAGTCTTGGGAAAATATCGTGCCGGTTTCAGCGAGTGCATGAATGAAGTCACCCGCTTCCTGTCCACCTGCGAGGGTGTCAACACCGAGGTCAGGACGCGGCTCCTCGGCCACTTGGCCAGCTGCATGACCCAGATCAACGCAATGAACTACCCCAGCcagcatcagcaccagcacccgCTCCCATCCACCGCCGGACCAACCCACCCCTCCTTCGGCCAGTCCATGGTGCAGATCCCCAGCTCGTCCCCGCAGGTCCTGCCCATGAACGCGGTGTCCTGCAAAGGAGGCTCGTCGCCGGCTAATTTACCCTCAGACGCCACCAAGGTGTACGGTGGTTTCCAGATCGTGCCTGCCACAGACGGACAGTTTGCATTCCTCATACCCAATGCGGCATTTGCGCCGAACGGCCCCGTTATCCCGGTGTACGCCAACAACGTGGGCACGCCGGTCCCCGTGCCGGCCGCGGTTTCCCCCGGAGCCCCGTCAGGCAACTCGGACTCAGTGTGGCGACCGTGGTGA
- the her6 gene encoding hairy-related 6 isoform X2 — protein MPADMMEKTSSSPVAATPASMNTTPDKPKTASEHRKSSKPIMEKRRRARINESLGQLKTLILDALKKDSSRHSKLEKADILEMTVKHLRNLQRAQMTALNTDPTVLGKYRAGFSECMNEVTRFLSTCEGVNTEVRTRLLGHLASCMTQINAMNYPSQHQHQHPLPSTAGPTHPSFGQSMVQIPSSSPQVLPMNAVSCKGGSSPANLPSDATKVYGGFQIVPATDGQFAFLIPNAAFAPNGPVIPVYANNVGTPVPVPAAVSPGAPSGNSDSVWRPW, from the exons atgcctgccGATATGATGGaaaaaacctcctcctccccggtCGCTGCGACCCCGGCAAGCATGAACACAACTCCCGATAAACCCAAGACAGCATCCGAGCACAGAAAG tCATCCAAGCCAATTatggaaaagaggagaagagccAGGATCAACGAGAGCTTGGGCCAGCTGAAAACTCTCATCCTGGATGCGCTCAAAAAAGAT AGCTCCAGACACTCTAAACTGGAGAAGGCGGACATCCTGGAGATGACGGTGAAGCATCTCCGGAACCTCCAGAGGGCTCAGATGACCG ccctgAACACGGACCCCACAGTCTTGGGAAAATATCGTGCCGGTTTCAGCGAGTGCATGAATGAAGTCACCCGCTTCCTGTCCACCTGCGAGGGTGTCAACACCGAGGTCAGGACGCGGCTCCTCGGCCACTTGGCCAGCTGCATGACCCAGATCAACGCAATGAACTACCCCAGCcagcatcagcaccagcacccgCTCCCATCCACCGCCGGACCAACCCACCCCTCCTTCGGCCAGTCCATGGTGCAGATCCCCAGCTCGTCCCCGCAGGTCCTGCCCATGAACGCGGTGTCCTGCAAAGGAGGCTCGTCGCCGGCTAATTTACCCTCAGACGCCACCAAGGTGTACGGTGGTTTCCAGATCGTGCCTGCCACAGACGGACAGTTTGCATTCCTCATACCCAATGCGGCATTTGCGCCGAACGGCCCCGTTATCCCGGTGTACGCCAACAACGTGGGCACGCCGGTCCCCGTGCCGGCCGCGGTTTCCCCCGGAGCCCCGTCAGGCAACTCGGACTCAGTGTGGCGACCGTGGTGA